One genomic region from Uloborus diversus isolate 005 chromosome 2, Udiv.v.3.1, whole genome shotgun sequence encodes:
- the LOC129216213 gene encoding zinc finger matrin-type protein 1-like, which produces MAEGKKFSCEKNPEPITMEVSEKDSVINNSSDDDSDFDMRCDICDKSFSGVTPYEQHIKSRKHAKAAKRQRMKAKLMDAETDENTKVDIGKLASFEPYETCDPCEKEFGGPEAYQQHLTSKSHKRKLVEHAVLELVKEAGNVNMDLLKEMYKLSSVKHTVKSDSHAHNDISNESTEHVPGSAHDKSFDDLSEDTYECKPCGNVFTGLAPFIQHLKSKRHSKVEKEMEFYEMLKSNSTGRIKSLPMSEIGKLMSSLQIVDGIITCDLCKTSVSGYESAVSHVKGQRHSRKLENQKWKKEHKNKASIGEGDRRGEPSFSNQDTPLPKKSESEKSDTDEANENNSTNFKTDEKQLVGKETSL; this is translated from the coding sequence ATGGCAGAAGGTAAGAAATTTTCTTGCGAGAAGAACCCTGAACCTATAACAATGGAAGTTTCTGAGAAGGATTCAGTCATCAACAACTCTTCTGACGACGACAGTGACTTCGACATGCGTTGTGACATATGCGACAAATCGTTCTCTGGGGTCACACCATACGAGCAACACATTAAAAGCAGAAAGCATGCCAAGGCAGCTAAGCGACAGCGCATGAAAGCTAAGTTGATGGACGCAGAAACTGATGAAAATACGAAAGTGGATATCGGTAAGTTAGCTTCATTTGAGCCGTATGAAACATGCGATCCTTGTGAGAAGGAATTTGGAGGACCAGAGGCGTATCAGCAACACTTAACTAGCAAAAGCCACAAAAGGAAATTGGTGGAACATGCTGTACTAGAGCTAGTCAAGGAAGCTGGCAATGTGAACATGGATCTTTTGAAGGAGATGTACAAGCTGAGTAGCGTTAAGCACACAGTAAAAAGTGATAGCCATGCACACAATGATATATCAAATGAATCGACTGAACATGTGCCAGGCTCGGCGCACGACAAATCTTTCGATGATTTAAGCGAAGATACATACGAATGCAAACCTTGCGGAAATGTTTTTACTGGTCTCGCCCCATTCatccaacatttaaaaagtaagcGACATTCTAAGGTGGAAAAGGAGATGGAATTCTATGAAATGCTAAAATCAAATTCAACTGGAAGAATCAAAAGTTTACCTATGTCAGAAATAGGAAAGCTAATGTCTAGTCTGCAGATTGTTGACGGTATTATTACGTGTGACTTATGCAAAACTTCAGTCAGTGGATATGAAAGCGCCGTAAGTCACGTGAAAGGACAGAGACATTCCAGAAAactggaaaatcaaaaatggaaaAAGGAACACAAAAATAAAGCTTCCATCGGAGAAGGAGACAGAAGGGGTGAACCATCTTTTTCGAATCAGGATACTCCGCTGCCCAAGAAATCCGAATCTGAAAAAAGTGACACCGACGAGGCAAATGAGAATAATTCCACTAAtttcaaaactgatgaaaagcagTTGGTGGGAAAAGAAACCTCCCTATAA